The nucleotide window AAAAATTATGAAATATAGAAAAATAACTACTTTTTTTTAAACAATGAATAATTTTCAAATTAGACCTAGTTTTGAAACTAAAACGATTGAAATTTTCAAAAAACACATTCTTCTATTAAAAAAAATGAAATGAACCGTTTAAGAATCCTCTCTGATTCACTTCTAAAAACACTTAATTTAGCAATAAAAGACATAAACAATAATAGACGCGCATTTTAATACATAAAGCAAAAAAACCTATTTACACAATTAAATCTCTACGCGATTAATTAGTGAAAATAGGTTTGCATCTGTTAACCTTGTGTATTGTTCTTTAATAAATACTCTTCGCGTCCTCCTTCCCTTTCTCCTTTTGCTCTGTTAAAACTGTTTTCAAAATCTCAGGATTTTTAATCTCTTGGGGATTAAAAAATGTGCCATTCATATAATTTAATATCGAAATCAGCATTTGTTTTGCCACAGGTCGTTTGTCTAAATCTGTTGCTAAATCAAAAGATGCGATTATCAATTTTCCAGTTCCTATACTTCCTTCAAAAAGTGATGCCAACTTACGGTTATTCGCAAAATTATCGACCATTTCTACAATAGGATTTCCACCTTCTATTCGATCGGTAATAAGCGTTGTCGAATTTACATTCAAATCCCACCATTGCCAGTCGGTATTCATGTCTGTAGGGAAATCGGCCAAAGCTTTGTGCGAAGGATCGCAAAGCACCCCCATACTTCCTGCCTGTTTCGGAAAATGAACAGGACTCCAAAATACAGGAACAAATTTTCCTTCTATTCCCTTAATTTTTTTCCAATCAGGATTTAGCAATACTTTTTTACCCGCTTTCAGAAGTTTGCAGGCTTCATCAAGACTTCTTGTATACACCACTTTTCCATAATCTACAGGCTGTTGCTGCGGATACACCCAGATATTCCATTGGTTTTTATAATTTGTTCCTTTCAGATTTACAGTAACTGTTAATTTTGCCGCTTTCGTTATTTTCTGGAGACTCTCATTTATATCCAATATTTTATGATTGTAACCAATAGAAATAACTGCTTTTGTACTACCTGAAGCTACTACAGTATTTCCGTCACTAATACACCATTCAATTTCCTGATCTTTTAAAACTGCATCCGAATAATTACTGATATCCAAAGAAGCCGTAAAAGATTCGTTGTTTGTATAGGTAGCTTTAAGAAAACGCAAAAGCGGAACAACAGGAGCTGAAAACTGCCTGAATTCCTCAGCCGTAATCAATCCTTTGCTATCCCAAAAAGCATCCAAAAGTCCAACCAATGCAGTCCCCTGCCCCGGAAAATCATGCAGATCCAATAACTGAAAACCGCTGATTCCTGCTGTTTTTAACGCTCTCTCGATTTCTTCTTTGTACAAAATCACTGCTAATTTCCCTGAAGCTTTTGTATAATCAGCAGCTTTGCTTATTAAACCTTTACGTTCCAAATCTTCCTTAACCGATTTAAAATTGATAGGTTCCAAAACTCCTGTGTATTTAGAAATTTCATCAATTTTAGGATAAACCGCATACTGACCGATTTCGTGCGTCACCAAAGGAACTGTCATTCCTTCTACAGAAGCAACGTAATCTTTATTGAAAGTTGGGGATTCACTGTTAAAAACACCTTGCCCGCGAACCCAACCTTTTTTAGTCCATTGTGTAATAAAAAAATCATCGGCGGGTTCCGGCCAGTCACCATGTCCTTTTTCAAAAGTAAATGAAGTTGTCGTGTACAAATGTCTGTCATCTTTAGCGCTTAAACTATTCATCAATTTGGTCAAAACAGTCATGTCGCCCTGCAATTCATTCCCCATCGACCACATACAAAATGAAGGATGATTACCATATTCATCAATCATACGCTGTGCTTCGGCGTATAGAAAATCGGTGGCTTTTTGATCCTGACCGATTTTAAGGCTCCAAACTGGTAGTTCAACCTGCAAGTAAAAACCCATTTCGTCAGCAACCTCAAATGCTGCCTGTGGCGGACACCAAGAGTGAAAACGCAGGTGATTCAATCCCCATTCTTTTGCAGTTCCAAAAACTTTTCTCCAGCCTTCTTTATCCATTGGCGGATGCCCTGTAAGCGGAAAAATATTGCATTCTAAAGTTCCTCTCAAAAATACCGGCTGTTCATTAATCGTCAGTACAGAACCTTTTTTGGAAAAACTTCGCATTCCAAAATCAACTGAAGAATCCGATTGATTTTTTCCTGCTTTTAATTCAGTTTTCAATTCATATAACTCAGGAGAAAATTCACTCCAGAGCTTTATGTCTTTCCCCATATTATAATCCACCTCAACGACAGATTGCCCTGCTTTAATCTGAATTTCCCTTTGAAGCGTTTCTGTTGGAATGGTAGTTTTTTTATTTACTGCAGTAATGCTTAGAATTCCTTTTGTGTTTTTAGCACTGTTATTAAGCGTCACTTTCACTTTTGCAGTTCCGGTACTGATTTCAGGTTTTATCTGAAGATTTGCAATCCGAACGGCATCAAAAGCTTCAATTTCTATCTTACCGATAATTCCGTTCCACATAATCTGTGTTTCATTGGTATAAGCATGAGCCATATTATCAACACTGATATCAAACTGTTTTCGGTTGTCCACACGAATCGTTATACGATGCGTTTTTCCGGCGGTAAGATATTTTGTGAGGTCAAAATAATGCGGTGCTATCAGACTGTTTTGTTCCGATGGAAGTTCATTCCCATCAATCCAAACATTGGTTTTCCAGATAACGCGCTCCAATTTTAGAATAAATTCTTTCCCTTTCCAATCTTTCGGCACCAAGATTTCGCGCGTGTACCAAGCCGCTCCCAGATAACTGTTTTTCCGCGTTAGATGACTCATTTGAAGTTTCTCTAAACTTGGTTTTAGTTTATTAGGAACTCCAAGACCCGCATCATCAGTAGTCCCCGGCAATTTCATTAATTGCTTAAAACTCATATTCTGCCAGCCGTTTTTCAGTCCAATATCGGTGCTGTCTAGCTGTACGGTCCATTCACCGGAAATGTCCATAACTGTTTTCTCTCTCGAATCCCATGAAGAGAGAAACAGCAGACAAAGAACAGCTGTTATGATATGTTTGATTTTCATTTTATTAAATTTTATAATTATGATATCGGAAACAAAACCTTTCTATTTACGAAAGGTCTGTTTATTGATATCTAATTGTTTCACTTTCTGATAATATTTTTCAGATTCCTTTTCATTTCCTAATCCGCTGTGACCTAAAGCCATTACATAATAGCAATGCACCTGATTTCTAACATTCAAATCATCATCCCAAATCGCAAGATCCGGAAGCGAAACAGCGAAATAATCGATTCTTGATTTTT belongs to Flavobacterium aquiphilum and includes:
- a CDS encoding glycoside hydrolase family 2 protein, whose product is MKIKHIITAVLCLLFLSSWDSREKTVMDISGEWTVQLDSTDIGLKNGWQNMSFKQLMKLPGTTDDAGLGVPNKLKPSLEKLQMSHLTRKNSYLGAAWYTREILVPKDWKGKEFILKLERVIWKTNVWIDGNELPSEQNSLIAPHYFDLTKYLTAGKTHRITIRVDNRKQFDISVDNMAHAYTNETQIMWNGIIGKIEIEAFDAVRIANLQIKPEISTGTAKVKVTLNNSAKNTKGILSITAVNKKTTIPTETLQREIQIKAGQSVVEVDYNMGKDIKLWSEFSPELYELKTELKAGKNQSDSSVDFGMRSFSKKGSVLTINEQPVFLRGTLECNIFPLTGHPPMDKEGWRKVFGTAKEWGLNHLRFHSWCPPQAAFEVADEMGFYLQVELPVWSLKIGQDQKATDFLYAEAQRMIDEYGNHPSFCMWSMGNELQGDMTVLTKLMNSLSAKDDRHLYTTTSFTFEKGHGDWPEPADDFFITQWTKKGWVRGQGVFNSESPTFNKDYVASVEGMTVPLVTHEIGQYAVYPKIDEISKYTGVLEPINFKSVKEDLERKGLISKAADYTKASGKLAVILYKEEIERALKTAGISGFQLLDLHDFPGQGTALVGLLDAFWDSKGLITAEEFRQFSAPVVPLLRFLKATYTNNESFTASLDISNYSDAVLKDQEIEWCISDGNTVVASGSTKAVISIGYNHKILDINESLQKITKAAKLTVTVNLKGTNYKNQWNIWVYPQQQPVDYGKVVYTRSLDEACKLLKAGKKVLLNPDWKKIKGIEGKFVPVFWSPVHFPKQAGSMGVLCDPSHKALADFPTDMNTDWQWWDLNVNSTTLITDRIEGGNPIVEMVDNFANNRKLASLFEGSIGTGKLIIASFDLATDLDKRPVAKQMLISILNYMNGTFFNPQEIKNPEILKTVLTEQKEKGKEDAKSIY